In Halobaculum limi, one DNA window encodes the following:
- a CDS encoding succinylglutamate desuccinylase/aspartoacylase family protein yields MMTTLGSASAPPGEFDTGRLEVGETRDGSTVGLPVAVLNGADDGKTLYVQAVSDGDEVNGLGVLNRLVPQLDPAEIAGEILFVGIVNFHGFQVAEHRNPIDDMKMNRAYPGSANGTSSERIAAATFEAAKRADLVIDLHQGRTSRMINEVRVRCGPRHRLHRECLELAKVFGTGYVLDQKGPDGQLARAAPDKGIPTIDPELGGSVGWDEESIEIGVDGMFRVLKYYGFLDGDVDREVQTRASGFDQYGSPSGGLVTYNADLGERVSRGDTLFEVSDPFGELKARVTADSDGILWRSRRLPQVATGEYVCSVGTDIDSF; encoded by the coding sequence ATGATGACGACACTCGGGAGCGCGAGCGCGCCACCCGGGGAATTCGACACCGGTCGCCTCGAAGTCGGGGAGACTCGCGACGGCTCGACGGTCGGGCTTCCGGTCGCGGTGCTCAACGGTGCCGACGACGGGAAGACCCTCTACGTGCAGGCGGTCAGCGACGGCGACGAGGTCAACGGCCTCGGTGTCCTCAATCGGCTGGTCCCGCAACTCGACCCCGCAGAGATCGCTGGTGAGATTCTGTTCGTCGGCATCGTCAACTTCCACGGCTTCCAGGTAGCCGAGCACCGCAACCCCATCGACGACATGAAGATGAACCGGGCGTACCCCGGTTCTGCGAACGGCACGTCTTCCGAGCGCATCGCGGCGGCGACGTTCGAGGCCGCCAAGCGTGCCGACCTCGTGATCGACCTCCACCAGGGGCGCACCTCCCGGATGATCAACGAGGTGCGCGTTCGCTGTGGCCCGCGCCACCGCCTCCACCGCGAGTGTCTCGAACTCGCGAAGGTGTTCGGCACCGGCTACGTCCTCGACCAGAAGGGGCCGGACGGCCAACTCGCCCGCGCCGCCCCCGACAAAGGTATCCCGACCATCGACCCCGAACTCGGCGGCTCTGTCGGGTGGGACGAGGAGTCCATCGAGATCGGCGTCGACGGGATGTTCCGCGTGCTGAAGTACTACGGCTTCCTCGACGGCGACGTCGACCGCGAGGTGCAGACACGCGCTTCCGGGTTCGACCAGTACGGCTCTCCGTCGGGTGGTCTCGTCACGTACAACGCCGACCTCGGGGAACGTGTCTCCCGCGGCGACACGCTGTTCGAAGTCTCAGACCCGTTCGGCGAACTGAAAGCGCGTGTGACTGCCGACAGCGACGGCATCCTCTGGCGCTCGCGTCGTCTCCCGCAGGTCGCGACCGGCGAGTACGTCTGCTCGGTCGGGACAGACATCGACTCGTTCTAA
- a CDS encoding M24 family metallopeptidase codes for MVDIAEREERLERFLDEGGYEAVWFARPNAFAWATGGSNRVDDAADVGDAAAGYLGDGEWTVVTNNVEAERIAAEELPAELSMSVTADDWYETDLAGSVAARSPTPAAADFDVPGLDTVDPMRLRLRLGEDDLRAYRDLGREVALAVETVCRELQPGDTEHEVAAGLRISLAGRNIDAPVVLVGGGERAPEYRHPTPTDAALGDYAVVIVTARRGGLHASCTRTVAFDPPEWLAERHRVAQRVETRALAATREAAGRDDGTAGDVFDAIQDAYADEGFEGEWRKHHQGGATGYAGREWFATPDSSAPVASEAAYAWNPTVQGAKSEDTAYVTDDDVAVLTDSGRWPTDTVEAGGLTLQRPSILEN; via the coding sequence ATGGTCGATATCGCGGAACGAGAGGAACGGTTGGAGCGGTTCCTCGACGAGGGGGGATACGAGGCCGTCTGGTTCGCGCGTCCGAACGCGTTCGCGTGGGCGACCGGCGGGTCGAATCGCGTCGACGACGCTGCGGACGTGGGCGACGCGGCCGCAGGCTACCTCGGCGACGGCGAGTGGACCGTCGTGACGAACAACGTCGAAGCCGAGCGCATCGCCGCCGAGGAACTCCCGGCGGAACTGTCGATGTCGGTCACGGCCGACGACTGGTACGAGACGGACCTCGCGGGGTCGGTCGCCGCACGGTCGCCGACGCCGGCGGCCGCTGACTTCGACGTGCCCGGACTCGACACGGTCGATCCGATGCGACTGCGCCTCCGTCTCGGTGAGGACGACCTGCGTGCGTACCGGGACCTCGGGCGAGAAGTCGCCCTAGCGGTCGAGACGGTCTGTCGAGAGTTACAGCCAGGAGACACCGAACACGAAGTCGCCGCCGGCCTCCGTATCTCGCTGGCCGGACGGAACATCGACGCGCCGGTCGTCCTCGTCGGCGGGGGCGAACGGGCACCCGAGTATCGCCATCCGACGCCGACCGACGCCGCCCTCGGTGACTACGCCGTCGTCATCGTGACGGCACGGCGCGGTGGTCTGCACGCTTCCTGCACCCGGACCGTCGCGTTCGACCCACCCGAGTGGCTGGCCGAGCGACACCGGGTCGCCCAGCGTGTCGAGACGCGAGCGCTCGCAGCGACCCGGGAGGCGGCCGGACGCGACGACGGGACCGCAGGCGACGTGTTCGACGCCATCCAAGATGCTTACGCCGACGAGGGATTCGAGGGCGAGTGGCGCAAGCACCACCAGGGCGGCGCGACTGGCTACGCGGGGCGAGAGTGGTTCGCCACCCCCGACAGCAGCGCACCCGTCGCGAGCGAGGCGGCGTACGCGTGGAATCCGACAGTTCAGGGTGCAAAAAGTGAGGACACAGCGTACGTCACCGACGACGACGTAGCGGTGCTGACCGACTCGGGGCGATGGCCGACGGACACTGTCGAAGCCGGTGGGCTGACGCTGCAGCGGCCGTCTATCCTGGAGAACTGA
- a CDS encoding DUF7544 domain-containing protein produces MSWNGVDAVDDALDATRAFLFPATFGRWARLAVVTLFGRGGGGASRVASNGANLAAQAGNGSVPTGAGGTAAVAVVIAALATLVDGSLLSIATPTGPLQVGDVPDVSSTLAIAAAAAVLLIILLFAIISSVFEFVLVDAIARDSIRLVRDTRRHLLNGFRFLGFQIGLTAAFVVPLAAVTAALVLSETSPMAILDRPLVVVAAVLAILVYVLVFAFISRFTREFVVPAMVADGSGVIDGWRRVWPLLRGNLGQTLVYLVMHLLVGIGIGIVGAVLTLVGLVAVGTVAGIVGLVVGAVVGGTGGDLGVGAGALAAVIVGVPLLVVAVFLPIRVLTTTYLRAYELAALGRFSERLDLLGRYRDLGVERAADSDERDDGISGLSGDDDGDDGGDGDGTPDARLDDSGESADDDTTSDATDDFGGFVPASVSDDDEADEDNRDDDDTSDDPGRRN; encoded by the coding sequence ATGAGCTGGAACGGCGTCGATGCGGTCGACGACGCACTCGACGCGACCCGAGCGTTTCTGTTCCCCGCGACGTTCGGCCGCTGGGCGCGCCTGGCGGTAGTGACCCTCTTCGGACGCGGTGGCGGCGGCGCCTCCCGAGTCGCCAGCAACGGAGCGAACCTCGCCGCACAGGCAGGCAACGGATCGGTCCCCACTGGCGCAGGCGGAACCGCCGCAGTCGCGGTGGTGATCGCGGCGCTGGCAACACTCGTAGACGGGTCGCTGCTGTCGATAGCGACACCCACCGGACCGCTGCAGGTGGGGGATGTGCCCGACGTCTCGTCGACGCTTGCGATCGCGGCCGCCGCGGCAGTCCTCTTGATCATCCTGTTGTTCGCGATCATCTCGTCGGTGTTCGAGTTCGTGCTCGTCGACGCGATCGCGCGAGACAGCATCAGACTCGTCCGCGACACACGCCGACACCTCTTGAACGGCTTTCGGTTCCTGGGCTTTCAGATCGGATTGACAGCGGCGTTCGTCGTCCCACTCGCGGCGGTCACGGCAGCACTCGTCCTCTCGGAGACGTCCCCGATGGCGATACTCGACCGACCGCTGGTCGTCGTTGCTGCAGTGCTCGCCATCCTCGTGTACGTCCTCGTGTTCGCGTTCATCTCCCGGTTCACGCGCGAATTCGTCGTCCCAGCGATGGTCGCCGACGGTAGCGGCGTCATCGACGGCTGGCGACGCGTCTGGCCGCTCCTCCGCGGCAACCTCGGACAGACGCTGGTGTATCTCGTGATGCACCTGCTCGTGGGTATCGGTATCGGCATCGTCGGGGCGGTGCTGACGCTCGTCGGGTTGGTGGCGGTCGGGACCGTCGCGGGCATCGTCGGCCTCGTCGTCGGCGCAGTCGTCGGCGGAACCGGCGGCGACCTCGGTGTCGGGGCCGGGGCGCTCGCGGCGGTAATCGTCGGCGTCCCGCTTCTGGTCGTCGCCGTCTTCCTGCCGATTCGGGTGTTGACCACGACGTACTTGCGCGCGTACGAACTGGCCGCGTTGGGTCGCTTCTCCGAGCGCCTCGACCTCCTCGGTCGGTATCGCGACCTCGGTGTCGAGCGAGCAGCCGATTCAGACGAGCGTGACGACGGGATATCAGGCCTCAGCGGCGACGACGACGGCGACGACGGCGGCGACGGTGACGGCACGCCAGATGCTCGTCTCGACGACAGCGGTGAGTCGGCCGACGACGACACCACATCGGACGCCACCGACGACTTCGGTGGCTTCGTGCCAGCGTCAGTATCGGATGACGACGAAGCCGACGAAGACAACCGCGACGACGACGACACGAGCGACGACCCCGGACGCCGAAACTAA